A portion of the Coturnix japonica isolate 7356 chromosome 4, Coturnix japonica 2.1, whole genome shotgun sequence genome contains these proteins:
- the IL2RG gene encoding cytokine receptor common subunit gamma isoform X1, with product MAVPGAALLHILLLGLGTRLATASSPTGVDCILFNEEYMTCTWGSGQTLTANYSLYYWYENRSPVVECQQYLWEHGVRIGCRFKQSEIIQFQPFHVRVNTSLNGQTLEIPSSCMELQNYVKPEAPVNLTIRNMSSNQLQLTWSSPYPKAHCLEHVVKYKSNKDTSWTKQEVKGDIFSLPSVDYEKYYTFYVRSKINNYCGSTQLWSEWSLPVFWGSNSSSKGVAEEQVQWFWIHTVLIPIASCLLLLVLVVLLVRMERVWVIIMPRIPNPSKNFDDLFITHNGDFQEWAGVPKDVVESFKPNYSESICHVSELPSKEGYEPLQDNSALPPGGMPGPHEQGPYKNSYVGV from the exons GGGTGGATTGCATCCTGTTCAATGAGGAGTACATGACCTGCACATGGGGCAGCGGGCAGACGCTGACAGCCAACTACTCCCTCTATTACTG GTATGAGAACAGGTCGCCCGTGGTGGAGTGCCAGCAGTACCTGTGGGAGCACGGTGTGCGCATCGGCTGCCGCTTCAAGCAGAgtgagatcatccagttccagcccttCCATGTCCGCGTCAATACCAGCCTCAATGGCCAGACCCTGGAGATCCCCAGCAGTTGTATGGAGCTACAGAACTACG TGAAACCAGAGGCGCCCGTCAACCTGACCATCCGCAACATGAGCAGCAACCAGCTGCAGCTCACCTGGAGCTCGCCCTACCCCAAGGCACACTGCCTGGAGCACGTCGTCAAGTACAAGAGCAACAAGGACACCAGCTGGACG AAGCAGGAGGTGAAAGGAGACATCTTCTCCCTCCCCAGCGTGGACTATGAGAAATACTACACCTTCTACGTGCGCAGCAAGATCAACAACTACTGtggcagcacccagctgtggAGCGAGTGGAGTTTGCCTGTATTCTGGGGCAGCAACTCCAGCAGCAAGG GTGTGGCAGAGGAGCAGGTGCAGTGGTTCTGGATCCACACGGTGCTGATCCCCATCGCctcctgtctgctgctgctggtccTGGTGGTGCTGTTGGTGCGCATGGAAAG GGTGTGGGTCATCATCATGCCCCGAATCCCCAACCCCAGCAAGAACTTCGACGATCTCTTCATCACCCACAATGGTGACTTCCAG GAATGGGCCGGAGTCCCGAAAGATGTAGTGGAGAGTTTCAAGCCCAACTACAGTGAGAGCATCTGCCACGTGAGCGAGCTGCCCTCTAAGGAGGGCTATGAGCCCCTCCAAGACAATAGCGCCCTCCCACCAGGGGGGATGCCTGGCCCCCATGAACAAGGCCCCTACAAGAACAGCTACGTGGGAGTGTGA
- the C4HXorf65 gene encoding uncharacterized protein CXorf65 homolog isoform X2 yields the protein MFIHITHGDNESFLANTDCPVLLLLSHLRSKVGVPPNEVIDLCDNLGSPKMLFQVKTVQDRASDFLEAHGTYYVCRVEFGAPGTAQEQTAQSFVPLLKNPSVALTEALRLYGQNPHGKPLRSLKTLESRKGPSSEVKAAGRGASRPREEQYASPRKSTLALGGRQQPRQR from the exons ATGTTCATCCACATCACCCACGGTG ACAACGAGAGTTTCCTGGCCAACACCGACTGccccgtgctgctgctgctatctCACCTGCGCAGCAAAGTGGGGGTCCCCCCCAACG AAGTCATCGACCTGTGTGACAATCTGGGCAGCCCCAAGATGCTCTTCCAGGTGAAGACCGTGCAGGACAGGGCCAGCGACTTCCTCGAGGCACACGGCACCTACTATGTCTGTAGGGTTGAGTTTGGTGCCCCCG GCACCGCGCAGGAGCAGACAGCACAGTCCTTTGTGCCCCTCCTGAAGAACCCCAGCGTGGCACTGACCG AGGCGCTGCGGCTGTATGGGCAGAACCCTCATGGGAAGCCGCTTCGCTCCCTGAAGACGCTGGAGAGCAGGAAGGGACCAAGCTCCGAG GTTAAGGCAGCAGGTAGAGGCGCATCCCGGCCCCGTGAGGAGCAGTACGCCTCCCCCCGTAAGAGCACACTGGCCCTGGGGGGTCGGCAGCAGCCGCGGCAGCGCTGA
- the IL2RG gene encoding cytokine receptor common subunit gamma precursor (The RefSeq protein has 8 substitutions compared to this genomic sequence), which produces MAVPGAALLHILLLGLGTRLATASSPTGVDCILFNEEYMTCTWGSGQTLTANYSLYYWYENRSPVVECQQYLWEHGVRVGCRFKQSGIIQFQPFHVRVNTSLNGQTLEIPSSCMELQNYVKPEAPVNLTIRNMSSNQLQLTWSSPYPKAHCLEHVVKYKSNKDTSWTKQEVKGDIFSLPSADYEKYYTFYVRSKINNYCGSTQLWSEWSLPVFWGSNSSSKGRSGPEPPASPRHPCSVLTVSPWLFAGVAEEQVQWFWIHTVLIPIASCLLLLVLVVLLVRMERVWVIIMPRIPNPSKNFDDLFITHNGDFQEWAGVPKDVVESFKPNYSESICHVSELPSKEGYEPLQDNSTRPPGGMPGPHEHGPYKNSYVGV; this is translated from the exons GGGTGGATTGCATCCTGTTCAATGAGGAGTACATGACCTGCACATGGGGCAGCGGGCAGACGCTGACAGCCAACTACTCCCTCTATTACTG GTATGAGAACAGGTCGCCCGTGGTGGAGTGCCAGCAGTACCTGTGGGAGCACGGTGTGCGCATCGGCTGCCGCTTCAAGCAGAgtgagatcatccagttccagcccttCCATGTCCGCGTCAATACCAGCCTCAATGGCCAGACCCTGGAGATCCCCAGCAGTTGTATGGAGCTACAGAACTACG TGAAACCAGAGGCGCCCGTCAACCTGACCATCCGCAACATGAGCAGCAACCAGCTGCAGCTCACCTGGAGCTCGCCCTACCCCAAGGCACACTGCCTGGAGCACGTCGTCAAGTACAAGAGCAACAAGGACACCAGCTGGACG AAGCAGGAGGTGAAAGGAGACATCTTCTCCCTCCCCAGCGTGGACTATGAGAAATACTACACCTTCTACGTGCGCAGCAAGATCAACAACTACTGtggcagcacccagctgtggAGCGAGTGGAGTTTGCCTGTATTCTGGGGCAGCAACTCCAGCAGCAAGGGTAGAAGTGGTCCTGAGCCCCCAGCGTCCCCACGGCATCCCTGCAGTGTCCTCACAGTGTCCCCCTGGCTCGTTGTAGGTGTGGCAGAGGAGCAGGTGCAGTGGTTCTGGATCCACACGGTGCTGATCCCCATCGCctcctgtctgctgctgctggtccTGGTGGTGCTGTTGGTGCGCATGGAAAG GGTGTGGGTCATCATCATGCCCCGAATCCCCAACCCCAGCAAGAACTTCGACGATCTCTTCATCACCCACAATGGTGACTTCCAG GAATGGGCCGGAGTCCCGAAAGATGTAGTGGAGAGTTTCAAGCCCAACTACAGTGAGAGCATCTGCCACGTGAGCGAGCTGCCCTCTAAGGAGGGCTATGAGCCCCTCCAAGACAATAGCGCCCTCCCACCAGGGGGGATGCCTGGCCCCCATGAACAAGGCCCCTACAAGAACAGCTACGTGGGAGTGTGA
- the C4HXorf65 gene encoding uncharacterized protein CXorf65 homolog isoform X1 codes for MFIHITHGDNESFLANTDCPVLLLLSHLRSKVGVPPNEVIDLCDNLGSPKMLFQVKTVQDRASDFLEAHGTYYVCRVEFGAPGTAQEQTAQSFVPLLKNPSVALTEALRLYGQNPHGKPLRSLKTLESRKGPSSEVLPTAARTQGVVKAAGRGASRPREEQYASPRKSTLALGGRQQPRQR; via the exons ATGTTCATCCACATCACCCACGGTG ACAACGAGAGTTTCCTGGCCAACACCGACTGccccgtgctgctgctgctatctCACCTGCGCAGCAAAGTGGGGGTCCCCCCCAACG AAGTCATCGACCTGTGTGACAATCTGGGCAGCCCCAAGATGCTCTTCCAGGTGAAGACCGTGCAGGACAGGGCCAGCGACTTCCTCGAGGCACACGGCACCTACTATGTCTGTAGGGTTGAGTTTGGTGCCCCCG GCACCGCGCAGGAGCAGACAGCACAGTCCTTTGTGCCCCTCCTGAAGAACCCCAGCGTGGCACTGACCG AGGCGCTGCGGCTGTATGGGCAGAACCCTCATGGGAAGCCGCTTCGCTCCCTGAAGACGCTGGAGAGCAGGAAGGGACCAAGCTCCGAGGTGCTGCCCACTGCTGCCCGCACTCAGGGAGTG GTTAAGGCAGCAGGTAGAGGCGCATCCCGGCCCCGTGAGGAGCAGTACGCCTCCCCCCGTAAGAGCACACTGGCCCTGGGGGGTCGGCAGCAGCCGCGGCAGCGCTGA